One part of the Micrococcus sp. 2A genome encodes these proteins:
- a CDS encoding permease, with the protein MNLRTLLREALTAARTSPVPSALVLLVVAAMCFAAVATVGRQAATEAAVAAELSGPAARVLTVTDSGGTGFLTGATVTTLAGLDAAEAALARDMPVDTVNAAIGAGGTRVAVTHVVGTLDRGVELTRGRLPGPGEVVVPEAKLAELGLAQPSGALESGDGRQWAVVGAFEARTPFEDLDGYALAVPAAPASLVVQQVRVLAPDTAGTRAMQDSALAVIDPDPRSSQVQTARALAAGNETITGELAGLGRSLLLLILGAGAFFVAIVVLADVLIRRRDLGRRRTLGIGRADLVLLVAVRTAAPAVLGAVVGAGTGYAVVVGQGGALGMDFVVGVAVLAALTAVVASLLPAAFAAFRDPVRVMRTA; encoded by the coding sequence ATGAATCTGCGAACCCTGCTGCGCGAGGCCCTCACCGCCGCGCGCACCTCGCCCGTGCCCTCCGCTCTCGTGCTGCTGGTGGTGGCCGCCATGTGCTTCGCCGCCGTCGCCACGGTGGGCCGTCAGGCCGCCACGGAGGCCGCCGTCGCCGCGGAGCTCTCCGGGCCCGCGGCGCGCGTGCTCACCGTCACGGACTCGGGCGGCACCGGCTTCCTCACCGGCGCCACCGTCACCACCCTCGCCGGTCTCGACGCCGCCGAGGCCGCCCTGGCCCGCGACATGCCCGTGGACACGGTGAACGCCGCGATCGGTGCGGGCGGGACGCGCGTGGCGGTGACCCACGTGGTGGGCACCCTGGACCGCGGCGTCGAGCTCACGCGCGGCCGCCTGCCGGGCCCCGGGGAGGTGGTGGTGCCCGAGGCGAAGCTGGCCGAGCTGGGCCTGGCCCAGCCCTCCGGGGCGCTCGAGTCCGGAGACGGACGTCAGTGGGCCGTGGTGGGCGCGTTCGAGGCGCGCACGCCGTTCGAGGACCTCGACGGGTACGCGCTCGCCGTGCCCGCCGCCCCGGCCTCCCTCGTGGTCCAGCAGGTCCGCGTCCTGGCCCCGGACACCGCCGGCACCCGCGCCATGCAGGACTCCGCCCTGGCCGTGATCGACCCCGACCCTCGCTCCTCGCAGGTGCAGACCGCGCGGGCGCTGGCCGCCGGGAACGAGACGATCACCGGGGAGCTGGCCGGACTGGGCCGATCCCTGCTGCTGCTCATCCTCGGGGCGGGCGCCTTCTTCGTGGCGATCGTGGTGCTCGCCGACGTGCTCATCCGTCGCCGCGACCTCGGCCGCCGCCGCACCCTGGGCATCGGCCGCGCGGACCTCGTGCTGCTCGTGGCGGTCCGCACCGCCGCGCCGGCGGTGCTCGGGGCGGTGGTGGGTGCGGGGACGGGCTACGCCGTCGTCGTGGGGCAGGGAGGTGCTCTGGGAATGGACTTCGTGGTGGGCGTGGCTGTGCTGGCGGCCCTCACCGCCGTGGTGGCGAGCCTGCTCCCGGCGGCCTTCGCCGCGTTCCGGGACCCCGTGCGGGTGATGCGCACCGCATGA
- a CDS encoding ABC transporter ATP-binding protein, translating into MNAELSVADLRFAYTRGAEELFDGLTHRFTPGAVTALTGPSGRGKSTLLYVLGLMLTPSAGVVRLGDVEASALPDRRRARLRATSVGFVFQDAELDPSRPILDSVVEPGLYAGLERRVLEERARALLERFGLGHRAEHRPGQVSGGQAQRVAVCRALVNTPAVVLADEPTGNLDPDNASLVLDALAETAAEGRTVVVATHDPAVVARADEVVRL; encoded by the coding sequence GTGAACGCGGAGCTGTCCGTGGCGGACCTGCGCTTCGCGTACACGCGCGGCGCGGAGGAGCTGTTCGACGGCCTGACCCACCGCTTCACCCCTGGCGCCGTCACCGCGCTCACCGGCCCGTCCGGGCGCGGCAAGTCCACGCTGCTGTACGTGCTGGGGCTTATGCTCACGCCCTCGGCGGGCGTGGTGCGCCTGGGCGACGTCGAGGCCTCCGCCCTGCCGGACCGGCGCCGGGCGCGGTTGCGGGCCACGTCCGTGGGGTTCGTGTTCCAGGACGCCGAGCTGGACCCGTCCCGGCCCATCCTGGACTCGGTGGTGGAGCCCGGTCTGTACGCAGGGCTGGAGCGTCGGGTGCTGGAGGAGCGGGCCCGGGCGCTGCTGGAGCGCTTCGGCCTGGGACACCGGGCCGAGCACCGGCCGGGCCAGGTCTCGGGCGGCCAGGCCCAGCGCGTGGCGGTGTGCCGGGCGCTCGTGAACACTCCCGCGGTGGTGCTGGCCGACGAGCCCACGGGCAACCTGGATCCGGACAACGCCTCCCTCGTGCTCGACGCACTGGCCGAGACGGCCGCCGAGGGGCGCACCGTGGTGGTGGCCACGCACGACCCGGCCGTCGTCGCGCGGGCGGACGAGGTGGTGCGGCTATGA
- a CDS encoding ABC transporter ATP-binding protein, whose amino-acid sequence MSAELTDAEIADIHESGATDEWGGGPGRKAKAFWPSAKRLLGLFGAERAGVVLVALMVLVAVVFNVWAPHVLGQAMDVIFGGVVSKDMPAGVSREQVIEGLRAQGQGQAADMLSGMAFTPGAGIDFAELGRLILIVLGMYLVAQTFMWLQGRVLNDIVMRIVFRLREEIEAKLNRLPLSYFDTRQRGDLLSRTTNDVDNVQQAMQQAFATLVYSVLTIIGIVGMMFWLSWQLALIALIALPVAGVVVGVIGKKSQALFTAQWRETGQLNGHIEESFTGHELVTVFGRQADMAERFDERNDALYESAFKAQFFSGMIMPIMQWVNWLGYVGIAVVGGLRVASGQMTLGAVTAFIQYSREFNQPLGQVAGMSNMLISGVASAERIFELLDEDEEDRDAAPAHLPQPVRGRVEFEHVRFSYSEAKPLITDLNLVAEPGQTVAIVGPTGAGKTTLVNLLMRFYEVDGGRILVDGVDTRTVSREELRSHTGMVLQDAVLFGGTIRENIRYGRQDATDEEVVAAARATFVDRFVHTLPEGYDTVIEQDASNVSAGERQLITIARAFLAQPSLLILDEATSSVDTRTEVLVQGAMAALRSDRTSFVIAHRLSTIRDADVILVMEHGDIVEQGNHAELLAARGAYHRLYMSQFKGGEDDGGGAASGEDAR is encoded by the coding sequence ATGAGCGCCGAACTGACCGACGCCGAGATCGCCGACATCCACGAGTCGGGCGCCACCGACGAATGGGGCGGCGGCCCCGGCCGCAAGGCGAAGGCGTTCTGGCCCTCGGCCAAGCGCCTCCTGGGCCTCTTCGGCGCCGAGCGCGCGGGCGTGGTGCTCGTGGCGCTGATGGTGCTGGTCGCCGTCGTGTTCAACGTGTGGGCGCCCCACGTGCTCGGCCAGGCCATGGACGTGATCTTCGGGGGCGTGGTCTCGAAGGACATGCCCGCCGGGGTGTCCCGCGAGCAGGTGATCGAGGGGTTGCGCGCGCAGGGTCAGGGCCAGGCCGCGGACATGCTCTCCGGCATGGCGTTCACGCCCGGCGCGGGGATCGACTTCGCGGAGCTGGGGCGGCTGATCCTCATCGTCCTGGGCATGTACCTGGTGGCGCAGACCTTCATGTGGCTCCAGGGCCGTGTGCTCAACGACATCGTCATGCGTATCGTCTTCCGCCTCCGCGAGGAGATCGAGGCCAAGCTCAACCGCCTCCCGCTGAGCTACTTCGACACCCGCCAGCGCGGCGACCTGCTCTCCCGCACCACCAACGACGTGGACAACGTCCAGCAGGCCATGCAGCAGGCGTTCGCCACGCTCGTGTACTCGGTGCTGACCATCATCGGCATCGTCGGCATGATGTTCTGGCTCTCCTGGCAGCTGGCGCTCATCGCGCTCATCGCGCTGCCGGTGGCCGGCGTCGTCGTCGGCGTGATCGGCAAGAAGTCCCAGGCGCTGTTCACCGCGCAGTGGCGCGAGACGGGTCAGCTCAACGGCCACATCGAGGAGTCCTTCACGGGCCACGAGCTGGTCACCGTCTTCGGCCGCCAGGCGGACATGGCCGAGCGCTTCGACGAGCGCAACGACGCCCTCTACGAGTCCGCGTTCAAGGCGCAGTTCTTCTCCGGGATGATCATGCCGATCATGCAGTGGGTGAACTGGCTGGGGTACGTGGGCATCGCCGTCGTGGGCGGCCTGCGCGTGGCCAGCGGCCAGATGACCCTGGGCGCCGTGACCGCGTTCATCCAGTACTCCCGCGAGTTCAACCAGCCGCTGGGGCAGGTGGCGGGCATGTCCAACATGCTCATCTCCGGCGTCGCCTCGGCCGAGCGCATCTTCGAGCTGCTGGACGAGGACGAGGAGGACCGCGACGCGGCCCCCGCGCACCTGCCGCAGCCGGTGCGCGGGCGGGTGGAGTTCGAGCACGTGCGGTTCTCCTACTCGGAGGCCAAGCCCCTCATCACGGACCTCAACCTGGTGGCGGAGCCGGGCCAGACGGTCGCCATCGTCGGCCCGACCGGCGCCGGCAAGACCACCCTGGTCAACCTGCTCATGCGCTTCTACGAGGTCGACGGCGGCCGCATCCTGGTGGACGGTGTCGACACCCGCACCGTGAGCCGGGAGGAGCTGCGCTCCCACACGGGAATGGTGCTCCAGGACGCGGTGCTCTTCGGCGGGACCATCCGGGAGAACATCCGCTACGGCCGGCAGGACGCCACGGACGAGGAGGTCGTCGCCGCGGCGCGGGCCACGTTCGTGGACCGCTTCGTGCACACCTTGCCCGAGGGCTACGACACCGTCATCGAGCAGGACGCCTCCAACGTGTCCGCGGGCGAGCGCCAGCTCATCACCATCGCCCGCGCGTTCCTGGCGCAGCCCTCGCTGCTGATCCTGGACGAGGCGACCTCCTCCGTGGACACCCGCACCGAGGTGCTGGTCCAGGGCGCAATGGCGGCGCTGCGCTCGGACCGGACGAGCTTCGTGATCGCCCACCGGCTCAGCACCATCCGCGACGCCGACGTGATCCTCGTGATGGAGCACGGCGACATCGTGGAGCAGGGCAACCACGCCGAGCTCCTCGCGGCCAGGGGCGCCTACCACCGGCTCTACATGAGCCAGTTCAAGGGCGGGGAGGACGACGGCGGCGGTGCGGCCTCGGGAGAAGACGCCCGGTGA
- a CDS encoding SulP family inorganic anion transporter translates to MPSSASVAAPDRAPTPLERQSVLRTLRTPRWLRTEVLAGLVVALALIPEAIAFSVIAGVDPRVGLFASFTMAVTIAIVGGRPAMVSAATGAVALVVAPLSRSHDVDHLIAAVILGGALQILLGVFGVARLMRFVPRSVMVGFVNALAILVLTSQLPELIGVPWLVYPLAVLSLAVVLALPRLTTAVPSTLVAIVVVTVLAVAAALDVPRVGDRGALPDAPPVFAPPHVPLTWETLQAILPFAVGVAFVGLLESLLTAKLVDDITDTPSDKSRESWGQGVANVVSGLFGGMGGCAVVGQTMMNVKANGARTRLSTFLAGVFLLLLVVVLGDVVAQIPMAALVGVMIFVAASAFDWHSVRPSTLRAMPRSETAVMLVTVIATVATHNLAVGVGVGVLTALVLFAQRVSRLVTVERELDDDGATAVYRVRGALFFASSDDLYSQFQYALDPARVVVDLSEAHVWDASTVAALDAVQTKYARHGVQVKVRGLNQASADMHGRLTGRLGA, encoded by the coding sequence ATGCCCTCCTCCGCCTCCGTGGCCGCGCCCGACCGCGCGCCCACGCCCCTGGAACGCCAGTCCGTCCTGCGCACGCTCCGCACCCCGCGCTGGCTGCGCACCGAGGTCCTCGCGGGCCTCGTGGTGGCGCTGGCGCTCATCCCGGAGGCCATCGCGTTCTCGGTGATCGCGGGCGTGGACCCGCGCGTGGGGCTGTTCGCCTCGTTCACGATGGCGGTGACCATCGCGATCGTGGGCGGGCGCCCGGCCATGGTCTCGGCGGCCACGGGCGCGGTGGCGCTCGTCGTCGCCCCGCTCTCCCGCTCGCACGACGTGGACCACCTGATCGCCGCCGTCATCCTGGGCGGGGCCCTGCAGATCCTGCTGGGCGTGTTCGGGGTGGCCCGGCTCATGCGGTTCGTGCCGCGCTCGGTGATGGTCGGCTTCGTGAACGCGCTGGCCATCCTGGTGCTCACGTCCCAGCTGCCCGAGCTCATCGGCGTGCCGTGGCTCGTCTACCCGCTCGCGGTGCTCTCGCTGGCGGTGGTGCTCGCCCTGCCCCGCCTCACGACCGCGGTGCCGTCCACGCTCGTGGCGATCGTCGTCGTGACGGTGCTGGCCGTGGCCGCCGCCCTGGACGTGCCCCGCGTGGGCGACCGCGGCGCCCTGCCCGACGCCCCGCCGGTGTTCGCGCCTCCCCACGTGCCCCTCACGTGGGAGACGCTGCAGGCGATCCTGCCCTTCGCCGTCGGGGTGGCGTTCGTGGGGCTGCTGGAGTCCCTGCTCACCGCCAAGCTCGTGGACGACATCACGGACACCCCCTCGGACAAGTCCCGCGAGTCCTGGGGGCAGGGCGTGGCCAACGTGGTCTCGGGGCTGTTCGGCGGCATGGGCGGCTGCGCCGTGGTGGGCCAGACCATGATGAACGTGAAGGCCAACGGCGCCCGCACGCGCCTGTCCACGTTCCTGGCGGGCGTCTTCCTGCTGCTGCTCGTGGTGGTGCTCGGCGACGTCGTCGCGCAGATCCCCATGGCCGCGCTCGTGGGCGTGATGATCTTCGTGGCCGCCTCCGCCTTCGACTGGCATTCGGTGCGCCCCTCCACGCTGCGGGCCATGCCCCGCTCGGAGACGGCGGTCATGCTCGTGACCGTCATCGCGACCGTGGCCACCCACAACCTCGCGGTCGGCGTGGGCGTGGGCGTGCTCACCGCGCTCGTGCTCTTCGCGCAGCGCGTCTCGCGCCTCGTCACGGTGGAGCGGGAGCTCGACGACGACGGCGCCACCGCCGTCTACCGCGTGCGAGGTGCGCTGTTCTTCGCCTCCTCGGACGACCTGTACTCGCAGTTCCAGTACGCGCTCGACCCCGCGCGGGTGGTGGTGGACCTGAGCGAGGCCCACGTGTGGGACGCCTCCACGGTGGCGGCCCTCGACGCGGTGCAGACCAAGTACGCGCGGCACGGGGTGCAGGTGAAGGTGCGGGGGCTGAACCAGGCCAGCGCCGACATGCACGGCCGGCTGACGGGCCGCCTCGGGGCGTGA
- a CDS encoding VOC family protein: MALFSQPVFINLPTTDVERIRDFWTSLGATAMDDYSDEYSVCIELTESTYAMYLSPGYYTDFIGDREIADCMTTNAALMALTVGDAAAVDALADRAVEAGAEEVPLPADLRDEMAGSGMHSREIVDPDGHQWEFITA; encoded by the coding sequence ATGGCCCTGTTCTCCCAGCCGGTGTTCATCAACCTCCCCACGACGGACGTGGAGCGCATCCGCGACTTCTGGACGTCCCTCGGCGCGACCGCGATGGACGACTACTCCGACGAGTACTCCGTGTGCATCGAGCTCACCGAGTCCACGTACGCGATGTACCTGAGCCCCGGCTACTACACGGACTTCATCGGCGACCGCGAGATCGCCGACTGCATGACCACCAACGCGGCCCTGATGGCGCTCACCGTGGGCGACGCCGCCGCCGTCGACGCCCTGGCCGACCGCGCGGTGGAGGCCGGCGCCGAAGAGGTCCCGCTCCCCGCGGACCTGCGCGACGAGATGGCCGGCTCCGGCATGCACTCCCGCGAGATCGTGGACCCGGACGGCCACCAGTGGGAGTTCATCACCGCCTGA
- a CDS encoding ABC transporter ATP-binding protein, translated as MLWTLLRRHGRPYLGAILAVLVLQLVSTLAMLYLPSLNARIIDEGIAKGDTGRIWGIGLVMLGVALVQVVAAISAVWFGAKAAMGVGRDLRRAIYTRVDGFSAEELGRFGAATLITRGTNDVNQVQMLTLMALNFMVAVPIMAIGGIVMAIREDAGLSWLVWVSVPVLLVIVAWIVSRLMPLFQRMQDNIDDVNGVMREQVMGIRVVRAFVRERHEAQRFSDANAVLTDTSVRIGRLFVLLGPVITMILHLATAAVLWFGGHRVDQGLVQIGSLTAFMQYLLQILMAVMMGTFMMMMLPRAVISARRIGEVLDTVPTVVEPANPVTPARRAGAVEFRDVTFAYPGAEAPVLDGVSFAVAPGTTTAIIGPTGSGKSTLISLVPRLYDATSGQVLVDGVPVTDLARAELTDAVALVPQRPYLFSGTVAENMRFGAPDATDEEIWAALETAQAADFVRARTTPAPAPEEGEVSGLESRISQGGTDVSGGQRQRLSIARALVAKPRVLVFDDSFSALDVTTDARLRAALDDAAADTTRIVVAQRVATITDADQIIVLDEGRVVGRGTHAELLASNRTYQEIVDSQIREEELA; from the coding sequence ATGCTCTGGACCCTCCTGCGCCGCCACGGCCGCCCGTACCTCGGGGCGATCCTCGCCGTGCTCGTGCTGCAGCTCGTCAGCACGCTGGCCATGCTCTACCTGCCCAGCCTCAACGCCCGCATCATCGACGAGGGCATCGCGAAGGGGGACACCGGCCGCATCTGGGGCATCGGGCTCGTCATGCTCGGCGTCGCGCTCGTGCAGGTCGTCGCGGCCATCTCCGCCGTCTGGTTCGGGGCGAAGGCCGCGATGGGCGTGGGCCGGGACCTGCGCCGCGCGATCTACACCCGCGTGGACGGCTTCTCCGCGGAGGAGCTGGGCCGCTTCGGCGCCGCCACGCTGATCACGCGCGGCACCAACGACGTCAACCAGGTCCAGATGCTCACGCTCATGGCCCTGAACTTCATGGTCGCGGTGCCGATCATGGCCATCGGCGGCATCGTCATGGCCATCCGCGAGGACGCCGGGCTCTCCTGGCTCGTGTGGGTCTCCGTGCCCGTGCTGCTCGTCATCGTGGCGTGGATCGTCAGCCGCCTCATGCCCCTCTTCCAGCGCATGCAGGACAACATCGACGACGTCAACGGCGTCATGCGCGAGCAGGTCATGGGCATCCGCGTGGTCCGTGCCTTCGTGCGCGAGCGCCACGAGGCGCAGCGGTTCAGCGACGCCAACGCCGTCCTCACGGACACCTCCGTGCGCATCGGCCGGCTGTTCGTGCTGCTCGGCCCCGTGATCACGATGATCCTGCACCTGGCCACCGCCGCCGTGCTGTGGTTCGGCGGCCACCGCGTGGACCAGGGTCTCGTGCAGATCGGCTCCCTCACCGCCTTCATGCAGTACCTGCTGCAGATCCTCATGGCGGTCATGATGGGCACCTTCATGATGATGATGCTCCCGCGCGCCGTGATCTCCGCCCGCCGCATCGGCGAGGTCTTGGACACGGTCCCGACCGTCGTCGAGCCCGCGAACCCCGTGACCCCGGCGCGCCGCGCCGGCGCGGTCGAGTTCCGCGACGTCACCTTCGCCTACCCCGGCGCCGAGGCCCCCGTGCTCGACGGCGTGAGCTTCGCCGTCGCCCCCGGCACCACGACGGCGATCATCGGCCCCACGGGCTCCGGCAAGTCCACGCTCATCAGCCTCGTCCCGCGCCTCTACGACGCGACGTCCGGGCAGGTCCTGGTCGACGGCGTCCCCGTCACCGACCTCGCCCGCGCCGAGCTGACCGACGCCGTCGCGCTCGTCCCGCAGCGGCCGTACCTGTTCTCGGGCACGGTCGCGGAGAACATGCGCTTCGGCGCCCCGGACGCCACGGACGAGGAGATCTGGGCCGCGCTGGAGACCGCGCAGGCCGCGGACTTCGTGCGGGCCCGCACCACCCCGGCGCCCGCCCCCGAGGAGGGCGAGGTGTCCGGCCTGGAGTCGCGCATCTCCCAGGGCGGCACGGACGTCTCCGGCGGCCAGCGCCAGCGCCTCTCCATCGCGCGCGCGCTCGTGGCGAAGCCGCGCGTCCTCGTCTTCGACGACTCCTTCTCCGCGCTCGACGTCACCACGGACGCGCGCCTGCGCGCCGCCCTGGACGACGCCGCCGCGGACACCACCCGCATCGTGGTCGCCCAGCGCGTGGCCACCATCACCGACGCGGACCAGATCATCGTGCTGGACGAGGGGCGCGTCGTCGGACGCGGCACCCACGCCGAGCTGCTGGCCTCGAACCGGACCTATCAGGAGATCGTGGACTCCCAGATCCGCGAGGAGGAGCTGGCATGA